The Salvelinus namaycush isolate Seneca chromosome 5, SaNama_1.0, whole genome shotgun sequence genome segment AACTTATGGGACTAATCAAATTTTATTTCAATGGGTAATTTCAATAGAAGTGTAATACTTCAAATGGTATTTTAAATATAACCGTAGTTGGGCCGACAGACTTACTGACGATGAGGACAATGCCCATGACAAACAGTACCACAGCGAAGATCAGTCCACCGATCCTCAGAGATTCATAGTCTGaaacagaaatacatttttaTCCCTACACACTAAGGCCCAATACTACAGAACGTATGCAAGGCACAGTGTAACTTAAAACATCTTATTCAGTACATACGTATGCACTGTACCCTCTTAGGATGTATACAGCATAGCAAAGCTATGCAATTATGACAACAATCAATCACATTCCTGAGACAATTCAAACATACGCTCCTACTGTATATGTCACAATTGATGAATCCATCAGGTTCACATCTATAGATATCTATATTCTGACTGATATTACTGCCTCAAACATGGAAGGATATTCACTGTAATATACCCTATAATGTGTCTGTGAATGCATAGACCTACTGAAGACAGGATAGAGCAATGAACGGGTTTGATGACAGAATCTCTATTATGGTTGTGATGTGTTTAGAAATGAGACTACTACAGCAGAGTGGGAGGGACTGTTTGCCAGTTGAACTCCGGAAGCGTGGCCCGAAGGGTCAATGTTTTCCGACGCTCCTGGAAAAATGGAGGGAAAACGCGAGCCCGTCTTGACCTCCCAGATATTTCCTGAGAAGTGTCACGTTTGCCCCCAGTGGAGTTAGTCCATGTTGATCCATCCCCCACTCACCATAGTGAAACGCAGCATCATAGTCTGGGAGGGGGAATACATGAAAACCAGATCCATTTAGTGAGTGACCGCATTTTGTAGAATGTTATTATTCACAGTTAGTCAATCTACACTGAAATTGCAGCTATAGTATTAAAAAAAGGGACATTAGACCACTTGTCCCCTCGGCCACTTGTCCCCTCGCCAGCCAAAGCAGATTGAAGACAGAGCTGCGCATGAGGCCAGATGGAATGCATTGTAAAGGATCCACTGGGAGACTTCTAAAACATTGTGTCCCTAGTGGGAATTACATCTCCTTAAATCACACGCATTCATAGTGGTCCCTTTCAATAGAAACTTACACACCATGTTCGGAGCTAAACTAATTCAAACGTCAACTGAGTTGAGTGCAACTGGTGTGAAAAAGGCGAGTGACCAAAAAGTTTGTGATTTAACTCTTTGCCAACATGCTCTTTAAAAGTGAAATACAATTGCTACAATAATGTTCATTTGAAACAAGAAACCTTTACCTTTTTCATCCATCGTCAATGCTGGAAAACAAAAGACAGAAAGCATTAGTGATTGACAGACATTAGCTCTGACTGTGATTGGTGTGAACTACAAAGCTTTCATAACTGGTTTTAGGCTCTGTTTACTTTCAGAACTGTAGTCAAGTGTTCCAGAGGTTTACATTGAATGTAAATAGTGACTACTGTACACATGATTGTAAAGACTACAACCAGTGTTCTGTGcttgaaaaaaataataaaatggtcCACTTGTACAGAAAGTTTAGGAATGGGGCATGCACTTACAGATTACACCACTGGGTGATGCGATACACAGTGCATGCTTTTAAATACAATATGGCAACACTCAGGTGGCTCTCTCCTCAGAAGAGTAAAGGGGAAGCAGCAAAACGCAGTGTACAATAAGCAGCTCTGTTGAAAGCAGTGGAAATGCTAATGCTACAATGATGCAAGACACCACAGAGTCCTGATGCATTAATAACCATACCCACTCTGCAGTCATTTCCCAAGGCCAGTAACCCATGTCAGCTCAGGTAGGTGCTGTAATAAAGCAgacttcactgtgtgtgtgtgtgtgcgcgcacacgcACGTTGGCTTGTGCAGAGCGAGAAACCATTTGAGAATCAACCAAATGTCACATCTTTCCTCACAATACCATTAAGAATCTAAATCACATGGATATCACGTTATCTGGATCACCAAATAACAAATAAATGGCTCCTGCTTCGTTGAGTACGGAGGTAATAGAACCACTTCTTGGAAGATTCCAAGGTGTAGTACAATTAATCACTGCTCAGCTCTAACAATGAAATGCTCCTCTGATTGTCTCATCTTATATCTGCTGACATTTTCATTTTGTTTTCTTCTAAAGGATGTCAGAACGACAACCCGAGCCAGCAGGGCTTTTTATGGTGCAGTAGATAAGCCTAATGTCCGACAAACACTTCCGTTTGGTGTCATTCCTCTCCATTACCAGGGGAACTCATATCCTGCCCAAATCACCCTGTTGACTGTGGAGAAAAACTACTAATGTAGGGCAATCTGCTCAGGAACAAGTCAGCACAACACAACCCAAAGTGCAGTGTAGGACTGCCTAGCACCACATGCTACTACAATATGGGAGGCTTGGCTGCACACCAAATGACCGATTACTAAAATCCCTCACATGAGAAAAAGGCTAATCCTGGCCAGGAAAGCAAAGGCTCTTTCTTACACCAGTCTAGATGAGCCCATTTCAAATGAACTGGATTTAATCATAACTTGAAATCCTTACACAATAGTATTTAAATAAATATAGTTGCGCAATATGTAAGTACAGACAGAACAAAGCTAGTTACTCTACAGAGAGCCATACTCTAGGGCAGGGATATCAAACTCATTctatggagggcctagtgtctgctggtctTTGCTTTaacctttcaattaagacctagacaaccaggcgaggggagttctttactaattagggcagagtgaaaacccacagacactccaTGAAATGAGTTCGACACATGTGCTCTATGGcagagtttcccaaactcggtcctgcaaCCCCGACGAGGAGTTAtttcaatcagctgtgtagtgctaggggaaaaaaacaaaatgtgcacccaggggagaccccaggactgagtttgatGAAACCCTGCTCTAGGGCAACTGACCAGCCAATAACAAATATGGCTGTGCATTCTCAGTGCCCATTCCAAAGACACCGTGTTTCTCATTCCTTTATGACAACACTGAGGCATCCAATAAAACAAACTTACCTGGCATGTCCCTGCCTATAGATGACCCTGTTAgtatagacagacagaccagcTCATTCTTTAAATCACTGGCACTCTTAAGACACTACAAGTTTGCTAAAATATCACACTGCAGTGTCTCCCCTACATGCATTGGCCAACACTGTAAAATAATAAATGATATATGCCCCAGGAACAACCCCCCACTAACTCAGCCACCACTGCTGAACAACACCACCCTGTGAATGACCTTTCCAGTTTCTCTACAGACAGCCATACTCTAGGACAGGGTTTcccaaccccccaccccccagacATTTCACActtttgttttaaccctaaatgGACACACCTGGTTCAAttagtcaactaatcatcaagcctttgactaattgaatcaggtgtgcccatttagggttaaaacaaaagTGTGaaattagttgacaagttgaatcaggtttgTTAGTCCAGggctacaataaaaatgtgtactgtaaAAAACAAGGGGTTATTCGAGGACTGGAGctgggaaacactgctctagggcaaCTGATAAGCCAACAACAAAGACGGCCATGCATTCTGTGTCCATTCCAAGGCAGACAGACTGCATTTCTCATTCCTTTGACACAACTGAGGCATCCAATGCACTGCAAACTTACCTGGCATCTCCCTGCCAAATCCTGACCCTGTTAGTACAGACAGACCAGCTCATTCTTTAATCACTGGCACTCTGAATAAAACATTACACTTCCCTCAACCACACTGAACGCCCCTCAGTCACCATTCAAGTGCTGGGGTCAAGTAT includes the following:
- the LOC120048548 gene encoding FXYD domain-containing ion transport regulator 6-like isoform X1; this translates as MDLSLLVAFCACVPPALGSGFGREMPALTMDEKDYDAAFHYDYESLRIGGLIFAVVLFVMGIVLIVSRKCPCKSSPKSRPAGVPEAEAGAVTSPK